The DNA region CGGTTCTTGGTATGGGTGAGGCCAGGGCAGCGAGGGCGGGGAGAGAGGCCTGGACCTGTCACCAGAGGCCCCTGGGCACAGAGTCCTGGCCCATCCTCCACATGGAGAGTGCTAGGTGGGTCCTCCAGGCCACACATGTGGGCAGAACTCTCCTACTGGCTCAGGCCCCCTGCCTAAGCAGGCCTCACTGGGTTCTGGAACACACAGCTGCCAGCTTAGTGTGCTTCAAAGTGGGGTTTGAAGGCCCTGCACCAACCCACAGATGACACATGGCCAGGTGAAGGGCATTAAataacatttgcttttatttcactAGAGAAAACCAGCAGCATCACAGCTTGAGTCCTGtgccccaccccctccctgtcccctatTCTTCTGCCTAATGTCGGTAATGGGGGCTTCGGGACCGAGACCTCGAACGCCTGCAGAGAGAAGTGCAGTAGTGGGTAGGGGTGGGGGTCGCAGGTCAGGACGCAGCTTTGCTGTGAGCATGTGCAGCAATGCCTGGGCTGGGTGGTCTCCCGATCAATCAATGATGCCAGCACCCCCCACTCTACACTCTAGGTTGCAGGATGGGGGAATAGGGGTGATACCTCCCACCCAAGTACAAGAAAGTAATTTCCCAGCCAGTGGAGGATTGCCCTAGGGAGCCAGGCAGACTGCCTTACCTTCTGGAAGAGCTGTATTCTCGACCTAGAAAGGAAAGGATGGGTGGAGACTAAGCCCCTGCCCAGGGCCAAGGACGCCTCCCTGACCCGGAATGGGGTCCTTAAGGCGGCTATTCCCAACCGAGGTGACCAACACTTCCTGCAGTCCACCAGGGTGCTGCAGACATGCTGTGCCAAAATTAAAGCTCGCACCTCAAAAATACCACTTTATAGATGGTGAATGGGAACGTGCCGCAGTCTTTGGTGTAATCCTGCCTGgcacttgtttttatttcactatGAGGTTTGGGCTGCTCCAAGGGttcagtgatcctcctgcctcatacaACTGAGTAACCAGGATGATAAGTGCCACTGTACTGGGCTaacatttttttggtggtggggactgaacctaaggacacttgaccactgagctacgtcccaaTCCATGTTTTatcttaagacagggtctcaataaattgctgagatgggccttgaacttggaatcctgcctcagcctctagagtcactgggattacaggcatgtgcaaccatgcccagctcttgacttcttttttttaacacccCAGAGCCCTCCAGCCTTGAAAGTAGCCTAGCTCTTCCAAACGACAAGTAGGTGCACTCACTGTAGCGAGGGGAGGGCGAGCGACTCTGCCGGCTGTACTGGCGCTCCCACTCTTCTCGCTCCTTCTCCCTACGTTCCCGCTCTCTGCAGGGAGAAAGTGGAGGCAACCAGGGGGTGAGGTGAGCACCTGCTGTGAACACCAGTCATGTGACACCTGAGTCAAATACAGCCCTAAACCAAGGGGGCAGGTACTGCTGTCCCCACCTGGAAATGGACACTGGCTGGCAGTCAGGACTGGAGTTCCAGGGGGCCCTGGCAAGGAAAGCCTGGTCAAATACACCCAAGGTAGGCCAGACAGTTTGCTATCATTTCCATCACACTCTGGGGACATGCACACCCTCTGAGTGGTCAGGACTGGCAACCAATGGTTGTGTTTATTGGGTACCATCTCCATGCCTGGCCCCAATCATGCCAAATCCTCCCAACAAGCCTATGTTGGGGTTGAGGATTCCTTCTCTATTTAGGAGATGGGTAAACAAGATCAAATGTGACAAAGGCCCACAGTACTGGGTGGCTAAGTGTGACAGACCCCAATCCCTGACAACCCTTCAACTTTTTCCCCGcagtattgggggttgaaccactgaactacatccccagccccacccccccacacacttttatttgagacagagccttgcgaagttgcccaggctggccttgaacttggggtcccatctcagcctcctgagtatctggggttacaggtgtgtgccaccatgcccaactcttCCTCCACTTGCTAATGGCAGCACAAAGCATCCTCTGAAGTTCAACacacaacaatgacaaaaatgggaaCAGCAGCAGCTCTGAGCATCAAGCATCAGGCCTTCCCACCCACCAGACACCGTGCTGAGCCCTGCAGGAGACCCCGTGGGCAGCCCTGCAGGAGACCCCGTGGGCGTGGGAGCATCACCACCTCTGCCTACAATGTCCCACCTCAGACATGGGACACTGCTCACCCACAGACTCACAGCAACAACAGGATGGAACCACAACAACGGAGTCCCCTCTTTGCTGCACATACAGTGCTGCTGCTCAGAGGTAGCCTTGCTGCCTGAagttagggattttttttttgtggggggggtactagggaatgagcccaggggcactttatcactgagttgaGTTGTCTCCCAATTGTCCCCCTtttgttgagacagggttttgctaaattgctaaggctggcttccaacttacaatcctcctgtcccagcctctcgagacactgggtttacaggtttgcaccaccatgcccagctgcaccCCAGGCAAGCCGAAGTCTTATGGACACTACCTCCTGGCCTGCCCAGAGAGGTAGACACTTTGTACTGTCCTACTTCAGAGTATCAAGTGAGGTTTTGAGAGAGTCCCAGGGCCACATGACCAGAGAGAAGCACAGCTGAAATTGATCAAGTCTGTGACCCAAGCTCAGAACTCCTGACCAGCACAACACTGCAGGAGAAGCAAGCAGACAGAGGAGAAAAGCCCATCCCCAGCAGCAGGCCAGGTGCCAGGCACCTGCCACAGGACTGGCTAGCAGACTGGAGGCTTCAGCGAGACACACAGTGAGGGAGaagggcagcagggcagggtgcTCTGGGTGGGACAGTCATGGAGGCCTGTGCAAGGTGAGGGGTTGGGGCATCAGGGGAGAACTGCCATGGGCCAAGAGGACAACAAAGGAGGCGATCTTGGGCGATGTAGGGAGCAGAATGAGGGAGAGGAGCCAAAGGGCCAGGCACACCCTGTGGGCCAGGTGAGGGCCGACTTTCATCCACCCACAGAGGTTGGGCAGGGCTCCAGCCGGTGGCGGCAGGAGGCCAGGGTGGGGGGCAGCCTTACTTCATCCGGATCTTGCGGGCCATGGCGCGCAGCTCATCTTCCCGCTCCTACGGCAGAGCCAGCTGTGAGGCATGGCCAGGCCAGCACCCACCTGAGCAGCACCCCACCCACGCCCTCCCCCTAACCTGGCGCTCATGCTCCTGCTGGATCATCTTCTCCTGAGCGGCCTTCTTATCTGCCTTGACTGCAGAAGGAAGGAGCATGGCTGAGGATTCCCTTGGAGTTCACCCTCCTACCCCACCAAGCGGGCTGGGCCCTCAGCACTGGGCAGCGGGGCAGGCACACAGCCTCCTCCCCAGGGGAGGGCAGGACGTACACTGCCTGTTCAGCGCCTTCTGCATCCTCAGCTTCAGCTTCTCCTGCGGCGTCAGcttgggctgggggagggggagaagaggcAGGAGGGGTGGGTGTCCCGGAGCCCCCAACCCACCTCAGGCAAGAGCCTGGGACTTGTGGGGGAAGGGACAGGTTGTGAACACCTGCCACAAGGCTCTGAGAGGCTCAGGGACACTGGAGCCCCAAAATACAGCGAGGCAGGGAGGGGACATGGTTTCTTGAAGGCAGATCCCTTGGCCCCCTCCCTCCTCAATCCCTGGGATGGGATCTCCCGGCCCACCCGGGCCCCCCTGCAGGCCCACCGGGCCCAGCTCTTGGGCACTGCTGCTGGCGGGAATTAGACGGGCGAGTTCCAAATTCTTACTGACTTTGGCAGCTCCTGTCTCTTTACCAGCGGCAGGTTCGGTCCTGGTGGGAGGAAGAAGTGGCAACTGCCACCTCTGACCCCACACCCCCAGCACAGCCCCGAGGAGCCAAGGTCGTGACCTCAGATCCCACAGGGAGTGACCCTGTCCCCCTCTGACCCCAAAGGGACAGGTTCCCACCCCAAACACCTCCAAGGCAGAGCCTCCATGTGGCAGTGTCCTTAGACCAACCCTGGATGAGGGCCAGGTCCCACCCAGACCTCCGGGAGTAGGACCAAGTTCCCTTCAGAGGGAAGGGAGCTCCAGTCCCCACCTGAGGCTAGCAACCCTCTTCCCCAGCCCGATCCCTGCTCACTTTTTCAGCTTCTCGCCCACAGCAGGGGACGCTGCTGGCCGGGTCAGCTTCTCCCTTGGGGGCGATGGTGAGTGACTCTGGCTATGGCTGCGGCTACGGCTGCGGCTACGGCTCTGGCTGGGGCTTCGGCTGTGACTGTGGGTCAGGCTTCGGCTTCGGGAAGGGCTGAGGGACCAGCTGCTGCGACTGTGGCTGCTACTGCGATGCCTGGGGCCCCTGCCACCCCGCCTATATCGGTCCCCTGAGCGGGAGCGGCTCCTAGGGTACAGTGGGGATAGGAGAACGGCTGTGAGGCTCCAGGAACCCTACCCGCTCACCCCCTACCTGCACACCGGAGTCCACCTGCAAAGTCCTATAAGTCCAGATGTGATCCTCTGCTTTATCCCAGAAACCCCAAGCTGTCCCCTGGTTACCCGCGGCCTCCAGCATCTGACTCGCTCCTTGTCCTCATTAGACACCCAGTTGTGACTTCTGGGGATGTAACCTAAGGGTGGGCAGGACTGGGCCCCATACCATAACCATCCCAAGGTGGGGCACATAGTTTCCTAGGGTGTTCTCCTGCTAcagggggcgggggtggggttgCACCAGTCTCCAGCACAGACCTGCAAGTTCAGGAGTGAGCATGCGCTGCCCTGTCACCTTCTGAGCAGGGGCTTGCCCTTAGGCTAGCATCAGTGTGACCAAGCCTTACTTCCCTCCTTCAGTCTTGCTCCTGTGGTTACCCTGGGTCAGACCACGTGGGATGACCTGCAAGCCAGTGCCAAGCCACACAAGCCTGCTCTGCCAGGGCCatcctgattttttttgtgtgtttttttgtggtacaggggatcaaacccggcataacacatgctaggcaagtgtctaCTATTGATCTAAATTTCcaccctttcttcatttttttattttgtgatggtCTAAGCcacggaggctggccttgaacttgcaatactcctgccttagccaccccagtagctgggattacaggcatgcaccactgtgtccaatCCATCATGGGTATTTacaaagttaatatttttgtaaacaccaagaaaataagagatttaaaaatctagactcagttgtggctcagcggaagagtgctcgcctagcatgtgcaaggtgctgggttcaaagcctcagcaccacataaaaataaataattggggctggggatgtggctcaagcggtagcgcgctcgcctgccatgcatgaggcccaggttcgattctcagcaccacatacaaacaaagatgttgtatctgccgaaaaaaactaaaaaataaatataaaaaattctctctctcaaaataaataaataataaagtttttttttcaatgaaaagtacctgtttttattttttttatttttgttagaacATGACaataataaaggttttttttttttttttttttttttttttaaatccagactCGGCCAGGCACATttggtgcacacctacaatcctagcaacacaggaggctgaggcaggaggatcacaaattcaaagccagcctcgacaaCTTGGTgggacctggtctcaaaataaaaagtaaaaatggctggggatgtgactcagtggttaagcacccttgggttcaatctgcagtaccaaaaaatagtaaataaataaatatccagacTCTCAACTTCTCTTGAAAAACTGAACACTTGGCAACACCAGGCCTGCTGCTGGGGTCCAGAGCCCACCAAGGGAACACAAGCTGCCAGTACACCAGGGGCGCCTGCACAAAGCTGACGGTGCAGTCGACTCTACAACGCAGGCAATAACACTGATGATAGTCACAGCTCGTACCCAGGGCCAGGCCCTGCTCTGAGTGCTCTACTCAGCTCATTTGTCAAATTTCTGCAAAAGTCAAGGAGGTGAATGCCTTCCTGGCTCTGTTCTGCTGATGAAGAAGGCAGGACCCCAGAGTTCATCAATAGGTGGGTCCCCACCAGGCAGCCCTCCTCCCCCCACCACTCTCACTGTCTAAATCAGACTTCTCACCGTGTAAGGGGAGTGGCAGGGGAAGGATGCTCTGATCCCTGGTGACTATTTCCTCAACAGGCTTCAGTGCTGCTTGAAACCTTACCTCCTCCACAAAGGGAGCCCTAGTttttctgcctccctccccagctgcaCCCACACATGCAGCAACACCTCCCCACTTTCCTGGGTCCCCCACTGCAAGTTGCAGGAAACACTGGGGCATCCATGACTTCTGCTCCCAGGACATAGGCACTCCTAACAGCAGTGACAGAGGCACATGGTGATGTCTCTGCCCCACTGTCTTTGGCCTGGCCCCCCCTGAACAGAGCAGGCACCTAGGCCTCTCCCTACAAACCCAGAGCTTCCTAAGAAAGAACAGTGGCCTGTGCCTGACCCCTCAGACTGGCCAGGTCCCCCAAGCCTGGCCTCCCTGGGATGCTGAACCATGCCACTTGTCTGCCCCGACATACACATGACCTCACGCACCTGCTTCTGCGCCGGGGCCCATAACCTCCGCGCCGGGTAGGCGAACGTGAGTAGCGGTGTCCATCTCTGGAGCCCCCACCTGAGTGTCGCCGGCCACGGCTGCGAGACCGGGAGTAGCGCCGGGAACGGGATCGGGAACGGGACCAGGAGCGGGACCGGGAGCGGGCATGGCGGCTGGAGCGGTAGTAGCCCCCACCGCGGCGGGAGCGGGAACTGGAACGGGAACTGGAGCGGGAGCTGGAGGTCCTCgaggcagaagaggaggaggaagaggaggaggagcgcCGGCTGCAGGCGAGGCACGGAGGGCCAGTCAGcatgggcctgggctggggccccCCTCTGCCCCAGGGCCCTCCCACGACGGCCGGGGCATAGGGCGGGCAGCGTGAGCGTTACCGACCGGGCGCTGGCATTGCGTCCCGGTGCGGGGCCGCCAGGCTGAGGGGGCGCAGGGGGCTTCCCTGTGGCGGCCCCTGatgcggcagcagcagcagcggctgCAGCTGCCTCCTCATCGCTGCCCCCAAAACTGGTGATGAAGGTGATCTTCTCCTCCCGGCCTGGGCTCGGGGAGCGCGAGCGGGAGCGGGACTCGGAGCTGGACTCTGAGGGGGACCTGTAGGCAGACAGGAAGAAGGGTTCAGGGGCCCAGGCTTCTCCAGCCTGCTATCCAGTGAGGAGACAGcgcaagggaaatgaaaatttctgGCATTATGTGGCTATTAAAAATGGATGACGGggactggggatagagctcagttggtggagtgcctgcctcgcatgcacaaggccctgggttcaatccccagcaccacacaaccggggctggggatgtggctcaagtggtagctcgatcgcctggcatgtgtgaggcactgggtttgatcctcagcaccacataaaaataaataaaataaaggcattctgtccatctacaacacacatacacacacagagattagcaaaaaaaaaaaaaaaagaaaagaaaagaaaagagaaaaaggatgagcttgctgggtgtggtggcacaggcctgtaatcccagcagcttgggaagctgagagtaggatctcaagttcaaagctaggctcagcaacttagcgaggccccaagcaactcagaaagactgcctcaaaaactaaaaagggctgaagatatggctccatggttaagtgcttctgggttcaattcctggtacaaaaaaaaaaaaaggatgaagctAGGCACAGAGACACACACGCCTGGAATCCCTGTGaccaggaggttgagacaggagtaTCAGAACCAGCCTTGGTAAGTTCCAGGTTAGTCTgggcaactgagaccctgtctcaaaaaataaaaacaattaggaatgaaactcagtagtagagcatccctgggtttcatccccagtcccccccccccccccccccgccaacaCACACAATGAAACCAGGTGGTCCACCCTATAGTTCAGCTACTCTGGccaccttagcaaggccctgtctcaaaataaataaaaaggactggataaagagctcagtgatggagcatttgcctaccatgtaGGAGGGGTAGGGTTCCacctatccccagcaccacaaaaagacaaagatggaaggagcagatcttttttttttttttttttttttttttggtgggaggtagtgggggttgaacccaggtgtgcttaaccactgagccacatggctaaggctaggggctggagttgtggctcagtggtaaagtgtttgcctagcatgtgtgaggcactgggtttgatcctcagcaccacataaaaataaataaagatactgcatgttcatctacaactaaatattttttaaaaaattgttgaggttggctttgaacttgcagtcctcttgcctcagcttactgagccactgggattacaggtgtgggatGAACAGACCTTTGTATTTCTCCTGAAAGTTCTTCTCAATAGAGATAGATGGGTGAAGAGCAAGGTCTAAAATAAGTGCAGCCTAATTCCATTGTAAAAAATACAGAGTGTGTGCAGCCCTGGTCGGTCTTTGATCTCACAGAAAGCCAAAAGCGCCTCGGCTCACTGAGCCTGCCTCAGTCCCTGAGGAAGACCCTATCCTTACTCCCACTCTGAATGCAACTGGACTTTACAGAGCTGCAGGAGACAAAGGAAGTGGGGTGAGACAGACCTgtcccccaggccctgcccaggccACACCGTAGACAAGCACACAGGCTCAGCCACTGCTATTCCTATTGGTATTTCTGAGAGTTAAGATTAAAGAGACACTTAATTTCTGAgtcacacctttctgccatgttTGACTGTGTTTACCACAAAACTATTacgtttaaataaaaaaattaaggaaactcaaataaaaaaaaaaaagggaaaacacaaAAATGTTACAGAGCCATGAACCCTCACAGAGTAAGCCATGCAGTTTGTGACTAGAGGTTGGCCTTCAAGGGGTTTCCTACTGGCCTGCCTCACCTCCGTGCCCTCCATCAGAGGGGGCTGAATGGTGCCCCTCCCTGGACGGTGGGAACTTACCGCTTATAGGGGTCGTAGGTGGGGCTGTCTCGGCGTGCATAGCTATGGAGAGAAGGGGGTAGGAGTGAGGGCAGGTGATCTAAACAGGCACAGTACCAGGCTTAGTCCCAAGTCTCAGTATACAAGGCCAGGGAGCTGGCATAGTGAGGGGGCTTCTCCCTAGGTATGAGTCTGGCCCTGGTTCCTCCATCTATCCCCACATCAGATCTGAGTGCCAGGGCCCAACCCCCCAACTTCTCAGATCCTCCCTGACTTCAAGCAATAGGGACCTCAACAGCCCTGGCCCTGCTTTGTCTCCTGACCTGAGTCTAGAAGGGTCCCTCCTTCCCATCCCACATCCATAATTTCAAGGAGGTCTTGACTTATTGATAAGAATGATAAGACTGAAACAGCCGAGTTTTAATTGCgaactatatgccaggcactaaGTGACGAATATAGATTATTTTGGTGGCTCCCCGTAACAACTCTGATCATTCAATTTTTGCAGCCGAGGAAACTCAGGCCCAAGAGATGAAGTCACCTGCCTCATGTCACAAGGCTCATAAATGAAGGGAGCTAGCATCCAAAGCCAGGCCCATGACCCTAAGCCTGTGCTTTACCCATGACACTAACATGTGCCCCTGTGCTGATGACAGTGATGGTGAGaatcaattccattttttttggtaccgaggattgaacccagggccacttaaccactgagccacatcccagcccctttttgtactTTTACgagcgacagggtctcactgaatttcttagggccttgctaagttgctgaggctggctttgaactcaaaatcctcctgcctcagcctcctgagctactgggattacaggtgtatgccactatgcccagctcagCACCATCCTTTGATGAACATTTTCCACACTATACCCTGAGCCACAACATGTCATTCACCTCTTGCAGCCACACTCAAACACTGGCTTCAACAGATGTGTGGCAAGAGGCATGAGTCTGCCTGGGGCTCCTAGGCCTACCACATAGACCCCCATACCCAACTGCTCTATTCAAAACTGCCCCAAGACCTCCATGTGGGTACTGGCCCAATCCTCTCTCCTGGAAAGTAATAGCCACTATTTTCCAAAGGAGAACGCAGGCTTAGAGAAGGGAGTTGCTTATCCAACTATTGACTGAGGAGGTGGCTAGGCTCCAGAACTGAGCAGGATCTACAGTCCTGCCCGTATCTCCTAGCTCAGGCCTCAATTCTATCAGCCATCCGTAGCAGCAGCCTGATATCAACTCTCAACTGGCTCCTGGGGAATATGGCAAGAGCCCCAAGTCCAGCCAGGTGAGCGGAGCAGCTGAACAAGTGTCCACATGCCCCTCAAAGTCATTCCTGCCACTAAACCTTCACCTCAGGCCTTTCAATGCCCCCCAGGAATAGATCTAAGTCTGTCTCCAGAGAGCCTTCCTGGacctgccctgccccctcctccctgcagcctccAAGACTAATGCTGGTGGGGTGTGTGAGAGGCGAGGGGAGACACCCTACCTGGGTGGGCTGATCTTGCGACCCCTCAGCCGCTTTTCCCGGAACTCTCTCCGCTGGCGCCGGGAACGACGGCCCTGGGCAGGGGCATGCCAGACTGGTGAGGAGTGTGCACTCTTTGAGACACACCTGTCCCCTTCACCCTGGCCCTGACCTCACCGAGTACATGGCTTTCTCCTCCTCAAGGGCCTTGGCATGTTTGatggcctctgcctcctccttaTCTTTCCGAAGCATCCTGCAGAGGGGAATGAGAATTCCCACGGAGGGCACAGGTCATAGGGGAGCTGGCCCTCGCAAAGGCTTCAGTGAAAGCGAGGGCCCATGCCCTCCGGTGGTGCCTGCTCTCCCATCAACATAACTTACTGAGCACCTCCTATGTGCCCAGTGCTGGCTTAGGCACCAAGATTCCCCTCTGTGGGCTGGCACACTAGGGAAGAAGGGACAGTGACCATGGGAATACAGACCACAGTCCCTATGATGGCACCAAGCTTGACAGGAAACATGGATCACaggaggggacaggaagggacAGGATCCAGACAGGGGTAGCTACACATTGCAGTGGAGAGACTGGGAAGCCTCACAGAGAACATGACATCTGAGAGGAACCTGAGAAGCAGGCTGTGCAGATGCCAGGCAGGGTGAAGAGCAGAGTAAATGGCAGATGGACGGGCCCATGGTCAGATGCCTCAGGCCTCTGCAAAGTGAGAGGCCACAGAGACGGGGCAGAAGCAATAAGCAGAGTGGAAGGACCTGGGGTAAGGGAAGGGACAGAGGACCAGACAGGTAAGGCCTTGTGGCAGAGGTGAGGATGCTGGCTGCTCCTGAGTGGGGTGGGAGTCACAGAGGGCTCTGGACAGAGATGCTGTGTTTAGACCTGGGTTTACTCAATTTGTAGTTCactgctccattcctcaggatgAAAGCAGAGCTTGGCCCAGGCATGGCCCAAGGACAGGCTCAGCAGCAATGGCTAAGGGACTGACCCAGTGAATGAAGCCACTCTTCCAGGGGGTGCCGTACACCAGGCTACGAACCAGGGCAGCTTCAACGGGCAGATTTACCCTGGGGCACGGCAAAAAGGGTTACTGAGCTTGCCAAGCTAAGTAATTCTGGGTGCAGACTCAGTTTCTGCAGAGCTGTGTCATAAGTACCCAACCCTTAGGCTCAGGAGCAAACAGTTGTTAGTACCTGGGATACGGACAGAGAGAAACCAGGCTGGGATCCAAACGGTAGGGTGGTGTCGGCAACAGGCCTCACCTGACAAAGTCCCCATCAGCCATGCCATAGGTTGTGGCCTGTTTGTTGAGATCTGCCACCTGCTCCTGGTTCAGTTCATCCACATCCACCTCCACATCTGCACCAAGAGAAAGGCTGTCAGGAGCCAAGGCCAAGTgagaggacaggaagaaggggcagTGCCCCGTGAAGAAGGATGGACATGGAGCCACCAGCCTGCAGGAACTGGCAGGGAGGGGCtggctcagctcagctcagctcccccaggctggcctggggaTTGGCCAGAAGCCAACAAACACACAGTgggcagtgggggctggggaa from Urocitellus parryii isolate mUroPar1 chromosome 15, mUroPar1.hap1, whole genome shotgun sequence includes:
- the Clasrp gene encoding CLK4-associating serine/arginine rich protein isoform X2; this translates as MWHEARKHERKLRGMMVDYKKRAERRREYYEKIKKDPAQFLQVHGRACKVHLDSAVALAAESPVNMMPWQGDTNNMIDRFDVRAHLDHIPDYTPPLLTTISPEQESDERKCNYERYRGLVQNDFAGISEEQCLYQIYIDELYGGLQRPSEDEKKKLAEKKASIGYTYEDSTVAEVEKVAEKPEEEESPAEEESNSDEDEVIPDIDVEVDVDELNQEQVADLNKQATTYGMADGDFVRMLRKDKEEAEAIKHAKALEEEKAMYSGRRSRRQRREFREKRLRGRKISPPSYARRDSPTYDPYKRSPSESSSESRSRSRSPSPGREEKITFITSFGGSDEEAAAAAAAAAASGAATGKPPAPPQPGGPAPGRNASARRRSSSSSSSSSASRTSSSRSSSRSSSRSRRGGGYYRSSRHARSRSRSWSRSRSRSRRYSRSRSRGRRHSGGGSRDGHRYSRSPTRRGGYGPRRRSRSRSRSGDRYRRGGRGPRHRSSSHSRSSWSLSPSRSRSLTHSHSRSPSQSRSRSRSRSHSQSHSPSPPREKLTRPAASPAVGEKLKKTEPAAGKETGAAKPKLTPQEKLKLRMQKALNRQFKADKKAAQEKMIQQEHERQEREDELRAMARKIRMKERERREKEREEWERQYSRQSRSPSPRYSREYSSSRRRSRSRSRSPHYRH
- the Clasrp gene encoding CLK4-associating serine/arginine rich protein isoform X1 is translated as MWHEARKHERKLRGMMVDYKKRAERRREYYEKIKKDPAQFLQVHGRACKVHLDSAVALAAESPVNMMPWQGDTNNMIDRFDVRAHLDHIPDYTPPLLTTISPEQESDERKCNYERYRGLVQNDFAGISEEQCLYQIYIDELYGGLQRPSEDEKKKLAEKKASIGYTYEDSTVAEVEKVAEKPEEEESPAEEESNSDEDEVIPDIDVEVDVDELNQEQVADLNKQATTYGMADGDFVRMLRKDKEEAEAIKHAKALEEEKAMYSGRRSRRQRREFREKRLRGRKISPPSYARRDSPTYDPYKRSPSESSSESRSRSRSPSPGREEKITFITSFGGSDEEAAAAAAAAAASGAATGKPPAPPQPGGPAPGRNASARRRSSSSSSSSSASRTSSSRSSSRSSSRSRRGGGYYRSSRHARSRSRSWSRSRSRSRRYSRSRSRGRRHSGGGSRDGHRYSRSPTRRGGYGPRRRSRSRSRSGDRYRRGGRGPRHRSSSHSRSSWSLSPSRSRSLTHSHSRSPSQSRSRSRSRSHSQSHSPSPPREKLTRPAASPAVGEKLKKTEPAAGKETGAAKPKLTPQEKLKLRMQKALNRQFKADKKAAQEKMIQQEHERQEREDELRAMARKIRMKAPWNSSPDCQPVSISRERERREKEREEWERQYSRQSRSPSPRYSREYSSSRRRSRSRSRSPHYRH
- the Clasrp gene encoding CLK4-associating serine/arginine rich protein isoform X3, which gives rise to MWHEARKHERKLRGMMVDYKKRAERRREYYEKIKKDPAQFLQVHGRACKVHLDSAVALAAESPVNMMPWQGDTNNMIDRFDVRAHLDHIPDYTPPLLTTISPEQESDERKCNYERYRGLVQNDFAGISEEQCLYQIYIDELYGGLQRPSEDEKKKLAEKKASIGYTYEDSTVAEVEKVAEKPEEEESPAEEESNSDEDEVIPDIDVEVDVDELNQEQVADLNKQATTYGMADGDFVRMLRKDKEEAEAIKHAKALEEEKAMYSGRRSRRQRREFREKRLRGRKISPPSYARRDSPTYDPYKRSPSESSSESRSRSRSPSPGREEKITFITSFGGSDEEAAAAAAAAAASGAATGKPPAPPQPGGPAPGRNASARRRSSSSSSSSSASRTSSSRSSSRSSSRSRRGGGYYRSSRHARSRSRSWSRSRSRSRRYSRSRSRGRRHSGGGSRDGHRYSRSPTRRGGYGPRRRSRSRSRSGDRYRRGGRGPRHRSSSHSRSSWSLSPSRSRSLTHSHSRSPSQSRSRSRSRSHSQSHSPSPPREKLTRPAASPAVGEKLKKTEPAAGKETGAAKVTQADAAGEAEAEDAEGAEQAVQGR